The bacterium genome includes the window GGGCCGGCGCACCGCCCTCGTGCTCGCGGCCGCGCGTCCCGTCGTGCTGGTGCCGCCGACCACCGACCGCGCGCGCCTCCGCGACGCGCTGGACCGCGCGCAGCCGTGGGACGTCGCGGGCGATCTGGCGGCGGCGGTGGACCTCGCCGCGGCCCTCGCGCCGGGGCCGCGGGCGCGCATCTTCGTCTGGACCGACGCCGCGCGGTCCCCCGTGCCGTCGCTGCCCACGGTGACCGGCCGCGTGCTCGGGACCGCGTCCGAGAACGTGGGGATCGTGGCGCTGCGGGTGGTCCGCGACGCCGGCTCCGCGCAGGCGCTCGTGCGCGTGACGAACTTCGGCCGGGACGCGGTCCGGGTCCCGCTCGCCGTGACCCGCGACACCGTTCCCGTGTACGGGGCCACGCTCGGGCTCCATGGGGGCGAAACGCGGACGGTGGTGTTTCCCGTCTCCCCCGGGCGGGGCCCCCGCGGGCGGGGCAGGCAGGCCGGTACCGACGTGCTGCAGGCGCGGCTCGGCGTGCACGATGCGCTCCCCGACGACGACACGGCCACCACGCTGCTCGACGCCGCGCCGCTCCCGTCGGTGCTCCTCGTCGGCCCGGACGATCCGCCGCTCGAGCAATTGCTGCGGGTCGCGCCGGTGGCCCGCGCCGCCGCGACCCGGGAGACCGATCCCGCCGCGTGGCGGGGGTACGACGTCGTGATTCTCGACCGCGTGCGCACGGGGCCGGTGCCGCCGGGCCGGTACCTCATCCTCGACACGGTGCCGCCCAATCTGCCCGCCGGCTCGTCCGGCGCCTTCGAGACGCCGGCGTTCGCGACCTGGGACCGTGAGGACCCCGTCCTCCGGTTCGTCGATTTCGGCGACGTGCACGTCCGCCGCGCCCTGCGCCTTGCCCCGGAGGCCGGCCGCGTGCTGGCCGCGGGACCGTCGCCGCTAGTGTGGGCGTACGACGACCACGGCGTGCGCGCGCTCGTGCTCGCGTTCGCGCTCGCGGATTCCGATCTGCCGCGGCACGTCGCGTTCCCGCTGCTGATCGCCAACGGTCTTGCGTGGCTCGGGGGCGACACCGGGGCGCTGCGGGCCGGCGAGACCGTTGAGCTGCCGGCGGCGGGGACTACCCAGGCGGCGGTCGTGCAGCCCGATGGCGCGCGCGTCGACGTCCGGGCGCGCGACGACGTGTTCTCCGTATCGCTGCCGCGCGCCGGCGTCTATCGCATCGTCACGGCCGCCGGCGAGCGCGCGTTGCCCGTCGCGGTGGGATCCGAGACGGCGGGCCGGATCGCGCCGGGGCAGGGCCCGGCCGGCCCGGAGGCTTCGCGGCCGCCGTGGGCCGCCGCGAAGCTCCCGGTGTGGCCGTGGTTCGTGCTGCTCGGGATCGCCGCGGCGCTCGGGGAGTGGACGCTTGCGACCCGGCGGCACGGCGGAGACGCCTGATGCCGTTCATCTCCTTCGCCCGGCCGCTCGCGCTGTTGCTCCTGCCCTGCGTCGTCCTCGTCCTTCGCTTGGGACGGCGCCGCGCCGGCCGGCGGTGGCGCACGGCCGCGCTGCTGCGGGCCGGCATGGTCGGCCTCCTCATTCTCGCCTTCGCCGGTCCCGCGGTGCGGGTGCCGGCCACCGGCGCCTCCGTCGTGTTCGTCGTGGATCGTTCGCTCAGCGTGACGGCCACCGGCGCGGGCGATGCCGAGGCGGCCTTTCTGCGCGCCGCCCTCGCCCGGATGCGGTCGGGGGACCGGGCGGGTGTGATTACGTTCGCGGGGCGGCCGGCGCTGCGCGTGCCCGTCGGCCCGCACCCCGCCGCGGAAGACCTCGGCGTGGGGCCGGAGCCGGACGCGACCGACATCGGCGCGGCGCTCGACTTGGCCCGCGGTGTGCTCCCGCCGGAGGGGACGCGGCGGATCGTCCTCCTAAGCGACGGCGAGGAGAACAGCGGTGACGCCGCGGCCGCCGCGCGCGCGGCGGCCGCGGCGGGCGTCCCGATCGATGCCGTGCCGGCCGGCGGCACGCCGGCCTCCGACGTGCTGGTGGATGACGTCGTCGCACCGCAGGAAGTCCGGCCGGGCGAACGGTACGAGATCCGGGCGGTGCTGCGCTCGACCGGCGCGGCCTCCGCCGCCGTCACGCTGCGCCGAGATGGGATCGCCAGCGCCGTGCGCCAGGTGTCGCTCGACCCCGGCCTGACGGCCGTCCGCTTCCCGGAGATCGCGCTCACACCAGGCCCCATCCGGTACACGGTCGACATCGAGGCGACGCCGGACACGGTGGCCGGCAACGATCACGGTGAGGCCCTCGTGGTCGTCCGCGGCCGTCCCCGGGTGCTGCTCGTGAGCGATGGGCCGCGCACGCTCACGGCCTGGCTGACCCGGCAGGGACTCGACGTCGAGCCGCGTCTGCCCGATGCCCTGCCGGCGTCACCGCTCGGGCTGGCGCCGTACGCCGGCGTCGTGTTGGATGACGTGCCGGCCACCGCGCTGAGCGCGGCGCAGCAGGACGCGCTCCGGACCTTTGTCGGCTCGGCCGGCGGCGGCCTCGCCGCGATCGGCGGCCCGCACAGTTTCGGCATCGGCGGATACGCCGGAACGCCCCTCGAAGCCGTCCTGCCGCTCAAGATGGACGTGCGGCAGACCGCCGCGCTGCCGACCGTCGCGATCGTGCTCGTCATCGACACGTCCGGCAGCATGGAAGCGTTCGGAACGGAGCTCGCCAAGGAAGAGCTGGCGAAGGAGGTGGCGGCCTCGGTCATCGACCACCTCGGCCCGCACGATCTCATCGGCGTCATCACGTTCGATCAGGAGTACCGGTGGCTCGTGCCGATGACGGAGGCGCGCTTTCGCGCCCGCATTCTCGACGAGGTCGCCCACATCCAGGCCGGGGGCGGGACCCTGATGTATCCTCCGCTCGCGGGGGCGCGCGCGGCGCTGCGCACGTCGCCCGCGCGTCTGCGGCACGTCATCGTGGTGAGCGACGGTCTCACCGATCCGGGCGACTTCCGCACGCTCGTGACCGACATGGCGCGCGACCGGATCACCGTGAGCAGCGTCGCCATCGGCAACGACGCGGACCGCGATTTCATGCGGAACCTCGCCCGATGGGGGCTCGGCCGCGCGTATTACGCGAAGGATCTCTACGCGATCCCGGAGATCTTCACGACCGAGGCCTTTTTGGCCATGCGGTCTTACCTCGTCGAAGCGTACACGCCGCTCGCGCGCGGCGGCCCGGCGCCCACCCTGGCCGGCCTGTCCGCGCCCCCGCCGATCGACGGCTACGTGGCCACGGTCGCCAAACCCGACGCGGACGTGGCGCTGCTGAGCCCCCGGCATGATCCGGTGGTGGCGACGT containing:
- a CDS encoding VWA domain-containing protein codes for the protein GRRTALVLAAARPVVLVPPTTDRARLRDALDRAQPWDVAGDLAAAVDLAAALAPGPRARIFVWTDAARSPVPSLPTVTGRVLGTASENVGIVALRVVRDAGSAQALVRVTNFGRDAVRVPLAVTRDTVPVYGATLGLHGGETRTVVFPVSPGRGPRGRGRQAGTDVLQARLGVHDALPDDDTATTLLDAAPLPSVLLVGPDDPPLEQLLRVAPVARAAATRETDPAAWRGYDVVILDRVRTGPVPPGRYLILDTVPPNLPAGSSGAFETPAFATWDREDPVLRFVDFGDVHVRRALRLAPEAGRVLAAGPSPLVWAYDDHGVRALVLAFALADSDLPRHVAFPLLIANGLAWLGGDTGALRAGETVELPAAGTTQAAVVQPDGARVDVRARDDVFSVSLPRAGVYRIVTAAGERALPVAVGSETAGRIAPGQGPAGPEASRPPWAAAKLPVWPWFVLLGIAAALGEWTLATRRHGGDA
- a CDS encoding VWA domain-containing protein, which translates into the protein MPFISFARPLALLLLPCVVLVLRLGRRRAGRRWRTAALLRAGMVGLLILAFAGPAVRVPATGASVVFVVDRSLSVTATGAGDAEAAFLRAALARMRSGDRAGVITFAGRPALRVPVGPHPAAEDLGVGPEPDATDIGAALDLARGVLPPEGTRRIVLLSDGEENSGDAAAAARAAAAAGVPIDAVPAGGTPASDVLVDDVVAPQEVRPGERYEIRAVLRSTGAASAAVTLRRDGIASAVRQVSLDPGLTAVRFPEIALTPGPIRYTVDIEATPDTVAGNDHGEALVVVRGRPRVLLVSDGPRTLTAWLTRQGLDVEPRLPDALPASPLGLAPYAGVVLDDVPATALSAAQQDALRTFVGSAGGGLAAIGGPHSFGIGGYAGTPLEAVLPLKMDVRQTAALPTVAIVLVIDTSGSMEAFGTELAKEELAKEVAASVIDHLGPHDLIGVITFDQEYRWLVPMTEARFRARILDEVAHIQAGGGTLMYPPLAGARAALRTSPARLRHVIVVSDGLTDPGDFRTLVTDMARDRITVSSVAIGNDADRDFMRNLARWGLGRAYYAKDLYAIPEIFTTEAFLAMRSYLVEAYTPLARGGPAPTLAGLSAPPPIDGYVATVAKPDADVALLSPRHDPVVATWQYGLGRAVAVTSDDGVRWTARWGTWPDVARFWSQTVRWMLRDEGAGLYAATASRGGRGRVALEVRRPDGTPWSGLTVAGDISTPGGGRRGIPLIETAPGRYEGAWPAAVPGTYTAVLAARNGAAVVGTRIAGLVVPYSPELRPAAGGPALLAKVVETTGGALLSNPGDPFRPGSGSGSRDAWPPLVAAALTALVAEVTVRRVPALVDRLAALGGLLVRRRDGAAATREARAGDDAAYDAADRWAADDAAHAEEDALRAASMEHAARLYIARLRAGRRN